A single genomic interval of Alcaligenes sp. SDU_A2 harbors:
- a CDS encoding YqaA family protein produces MQAWLHDSIQWLLATLSLPEIGLSAIFAVSLVSATLLPMGSEPAVFAYVSLSPHQFWPAVLVATLGNTLGGAISYAMGAGAEKAYESWRQKHPHQDDDAQGAALKQKAAGRWHAFSSRWLTRLGPAALLFSWLPAIGDPLCAVAGWLRLPFWPCVFYMAIGKLARYITMTAGLLWIFPHLGW; encoded by the coding sequence ATGCAAGCCTGGTTGCACGACTCGATTCAATGGCTCCTGGCCACCCTGTCCCTACCCGAAATCGGCCTGAGCGCGATCTTTGCTGTCAGTCTGGTATCGGCCACGCTGCTGCCCATGGGCTCGGAACCTGCCGTCTTCGCCTATGTATCACTGTCGCCCCACCAGTTCTGGCCGGCGGTGCTGGTCGCCACGCTGGGCAATACGCTGGGCGGAGCCATCAGCTACGCCATGGGCGCGGGCGCGGAAAAAGCCTATGAATCCTGGCGGCAAAAGCATCCGCACCAGGACGACGACGCTCAAGGTGCCGCCCTGAAACAAAAAGCGGCCGGCCGCTGGCATGCTTTCAGCTCCCGTTGGCTGACGCGGCTGGGACCGGCCGCCCTGCTGTTTTCCTGGCTGCCCGCAATCGGCGACCCTCTGTGCGCCGTGGCCGGCTGGCTGCGCCTGCCCTTTTGGCCCTGCGTGTTCTACATGGCGATCGGCAAACTGGCCCGCTACATAACCATGACGGCAGGATTGCTGTGGATCTTTCCCCACCTGGGGTGGTAA
- a CDS encoding VOC family protein — translation MSQSTGLRPFHLAFPVHDLAVARQFYGQTLGCPEGRSSDQWIDFNFYGHQIVAHLAPEECGSLATSAVDAHNVPVRHFGIVLDMQTWQALADKLVAAGTQFVIEPYIRFKGEPGEQATMFFMDPSGNALEFKAFNNLDSLFAK, via the coding sequence ATGTCGCAATCGACCGGGCTACGCCCATTTCACCTTGCCTTTCCCGTTCACGACCTGGCCGTGGCGCGCCAATTCTATGGTCAGACACTGGGCTGTCCCGAAGGCCGCTCCTCGGACCAGTGGATAGACTTCAACTTCTACGGCCACCAGATCGTGGCGCATCTGGCCCCCGAAGAATGCGGTAGCCTGGCCACCAGCGCCGTGGATGCCCACAATGTACCGGTGCGCCACTTCGGCATCGTGCTGGACATGCAGACCTGGCAAGCCTTAGCCGACAAGCTGGTCGCAGCGGGAACCCAGTTCGTCATCGAACCTTATATCCGTTTCAAGGGCGAACCCGGCGAACAGGCCACCATGTTCTTTATGGACCCCTCGGGCAATGCCCTGGAGTTCAAAGCCTTCAACAACCTGGATTCCCTCTTCGCCAAATAA
- the pxpB gene encoding 5-oxoprolinase subunit PxpB, with amino-acid sequence MSTSWQLIPQGDRCLLVQFGGGIALDTGLRCTQAARLLRARAPTCVRDLVPSFTSVAIHFLPDGSSDQLERLQAYIHQTLDTLEDTAVQTGTLVDIPVCYGGDFGPDLADMARQLALTEQQLIELHSSLPQLVFMVGFAPGAPYLGMLPDALNLPRRTTPRTTLPQGSVAIANRQTIIYPNASPGGWHLIGRTPLSLFDPLRSPPARLEPGDQVRFVPISPEQFEHWTAS; translated from the coding sequence ATGTCCACGTCCTGGCAACTTATTCCACAGGGCGACCGCTGCCTGCTGGTTCAGTTCGGCGGCGGCATTGCCCTGGACACCGGTCTGCGCTGCACGCAGGCCGCCCGCCTGTTGCGTGCCCGGGCACCCACCTGCGTGCGCGATCTGGTACCCAGCTTCACCAGCGTGGCGATTCACTTCCTGCCTGACGGCAGCAGCGATCAGCTCGAACGGCTGCAGGCCTATATCCACCAGACTCTGGACACACTAGAAGATACCGCTGTCCAGACCGGCACGCTGGTAGACATACCCGTCTGTTATGGCGGCGACTTCGGCCCCGACCTGGCCGATATGGCCCGCCAGTTAGCATTGACCGAGCAACAGTTAATCGAACTGCACAGCAGCCTGCCGCAGCTGGTGTTTATGGTCGGATTCGCCCCCGGCGCCCCCTATCTGGGCATGCTGCCTGACGCGCTGAACCTGCCTCGCCGAACAACACCACGCACGACCTTGCCCCAAGGTTCAGTCGCCATCGCCAACCGACAAACCATCATCTACCCCAACGCTTCTCCCGGAGGCTGGCACCTGATCGGCCGTACTCCACTTAGCCTGTTCGACCCCTTGCGTTCGCCGCCCGCGCGGCTGGAGCCGGGCGATCAGGTACGCTTCGTGCCCATATCGCCCGAACAATTCGAGCACTGGACCGCATCATGA
- the ubiE gene encoding bifunctional demethylmenaquinone methyltransferase/2-methoxy-6-polyprenyl-1,4-benzoquinol methylase UbiE, protein METQRPHSSPAQDSATHFGFKTVAENEKAGKVAEVFHSVASNYDIMNDLMSGGLHRIWKSFTIGRAGVRPGMKVLDIAAGTGDLTQSFARQAGDDGEVWHTDINSSMLRVGRDRLQDKGILTPSAVCDAEHLPFPDAYFDRVSVAFGLRNMTHKDRALAEMKRVLRPGGKLLVLEFSRVAKPLQAPYDWYSFNILPRIGKWVAKDEESYRYLAESIRMHPDQDTLADMMRDAGLERVQYFNLTAGIAALHEGVRLD, encoded by the coding sequence ATGGAAACACAGCGTCCTCATTCCTCTCCTGCCCAGGATTCCGCCACGCATTTCGGTTTTAAGACCGTTGCCGAAAATGAAAAGGCTGGCAAAGTTGCCGAAGTCTTTCATTCGGTGGCCAGCAATTACGACATCATGAATGACTTGATGTCGGGCGGTCTGCATCGCATCTGGAAGTCTTTTACCATTGGTCGGGCCGGCGTGCGCCCTGGCATGAAAGTGCTGGATATTGCCGCAGGCACGGGCGATCTGACCCAGTCGTTTGCCCGTCAGGCGGGCGATGATGGTGAAGTCTGGCATACGGATATCAATAGCTCCATGTTGCGTGTGGGGCGTGATCGTCTGCAGGACAAAGGAATTTTGACGCCATCGGCGGTGTGCGATGCCGAACATCTGCCTTTCCCGGACGCTTACTTTGATCGTGTTTCGGTGGCTTTCGGGCTGCGCAACATGACGCACAAAGATCGTGCGCTGGCTGAAATGAAACGCGTGCTGCGCCCAGGCGGCAAGTTGCTGGTGCTGGAGTTCTCGCGTGTTGCCAAGCCTTTGCAGGCACCGTACGACTGGTACTCTTTTAATATCTTGCCGCGCATCGGCAAGTGGGTGGCCAAGGACGAAGAAAGCTACCGTTATCTGGCCGAGTCCATACGCATGCATCCCGATCAGGATACCTTGGCCGACATGATGCGTGATGCCGGTCTAGAACGTGTCCAGTATTTCAACCTGACCGCCGGCATTGCGGCGCTGCACGAAGGCGTGCGTCTGGATTGA
- the ilvA gene encoding threonine ammonia-lyase, biosynthetic produces MSNDYLKRILTSKVYDIAVETPLEPAPQVSARISNTVLLKREDYQAVFSFKLRGAYNKMANLSAAELKRGVLAASAGNHAQGVAMSARKLGCRAVIVMPTTTPQVKIDGVRNLGGEVVLAGDSYSDAYEHAMELQKAEGLTFVHPFDDPDVIAGQGTIGMEILRQHPGPIEAIFVAIGGGGLAAGVAAYVKALRPEIKVIGVQTEDSCAMVRSIKAGRRVNLSDVGLFSDGTAVKQVGSETFRLVRQYVDDFVVVDTDAVCAAIKDVFQASRSVLEPAGALALAGAKRYAAQHKLKNKTLIAVTSGANMNFDRMRMVAERADVGEAREALFALTIPERKGSFRRLCDALGTRSVTEFNYRMSNPEQAHVFVGMSIASEAEIAKLEERFLKKGFGTLNLTGNELAKTHLRYMVGGTSNEATNEMLLRFEFPERPGALRKFLSSMNQDWNISLFHYRNQGDDYGRILIGIQVPASDKKEFKTFLDTLGYPYWNETDNPAYKLFL; encoded by the coding sequence ATGTCGAACGATTACCTAAAGCGAATACTCACCTCGAAAGTGTACGACATTGCCGTCGAAACACCTCTGGAACCCGCTCCCCAGGTATCGGCTCGAATTAGTAACACGGTGCTGCTCAAGCGCGAAGACTATCAAGCGGTCTTCAGTTTCAAACTGCGCGGTGCCTATAACAAAATGGCCAATTTGTCGGCAGCCGAGCTCAAGCGCGGCGTGCTGGCGGCCTCGGCGGGTAACCATGCGCAGGGCGTGGCCATGTCGGCCCGCAAGCTGGGTTGTCGTGCGGTCATCGTCATGCCCACCACCACGCCGCAAGTCAAGATCGACGGCGTGCGCAATCTGGGCGGCGAAGTCGTGCTGGCGGGCGACAGCTATTCGGATGCGTACGAGCATGCCATGGAGTTGCAGAAGGCCGAAGGCCTGACCTTTGTCCATCCATTCGACGACCCCGATGTCATTGCCGGTCAAGGCACTATCGGCATGGAAATCCTGCGTCAGCACCCAGGCCCTATCGAGGCGATTTTCGTGGCCATCGGTGGTGGCGGGTTGGCGGCCGGCGTTGCGGCCTATGTCAAGGCGCTGCGGCCCGAGATCAAAGTCATTGGCGTGCAGACCGAAGACTCCTGTGCCATGGTGCGCAGCATCAAGGCGGGTCGTCGTGTCAATCTGTCCGACGTCGGTCTGTTTTCGGATGGCACGGCAGTCAAGCAGGTCGGTTCCGAGACGTTTCGCCTGGTGCGCCAGTATGTGGACGACTTTGTGGTGGTGGATACGGATGCGGTGTGCGCCGCCATAAAGGATGTGTTTCAGGCCTCGCGCAGCGTTCTGGAGCCGGCGGGTGCGTTGGCTTTGGCGGGTGCCAAGCGTTATGCGGCGCAGCACAAGCTCAAGAACAAGACCCTGATTGCGGTAACGTCGGGTGCGAACATGAATTTCGACCGCATGCGCATGGTGGCTGAACGTGCCGACGTGGGCGAGGCGCGCGAAGCTTTGTTTGCCTTGACCATTCCCGAGCGCAAGGGCAGTTTCCGCCGCCTGTGCGATGCTTTGGGCACGCGTTCGGTGACGGAATTCAACTATCGCATGTCCAATCCCGAGCAGGCGCATGTCTTTGTGGGTATGTCGATTGCATCGGAAGCCGAGATCGCCAAGCTGGAAGAGCGATTCCTGAAGAAAGGATTCGGCACCTTGAATCTGACTGGCAACGAACTGGCCAAGACGCACCTGCGTTATATGGTGGGCGGCACATCCAACGAGGCCACGAACGAAATGCTGCTGCGTTTCGAGTTTCCCGAGCGACCTGGGGCGCTGCGCAAGTTTTTGAGCAGCATGAACCAAGACTGGAATATCAGCCTGTTTCATTACCGCAACCAGGGCGATGACTATGGTCGGATCTTGATAGGCATACAGGTGCCCGCTTCGGACAAGAAGGAATTCAAGACCTTCCTGGATACGCTGGGCTATCCGTATTGGAACGAAACCGACAATCCGGCGTACAAGCTGTTTCTGTAA
- the phoB gene encoding phosphate regulon transcriptional regulator PhoB: MSTSILVVEDEPAIQELISVNLSFAGHKVLRAFDAEQAQVLIRAELPDLILVDWMLPGSSGISLARKLRTDERTRHIPVIMLTAKGSEQDKVDGLEAGADDYITKPFSPKELIARIKAVLRRRAPQLTDDMITIGNLQLDPSTHRLSSEGLALTIGPTEFRLLHFFMTHTERVFTRSQLLDQVWGDHVFVEERTVDVHIRRLRKALEPTGHDRHIETIRGSGYRFALSPLEKAPTA; the protein is encoded by the coding sequence ATGAGTACAAGCATATTAGTCGTGGAAGACGAACCCGCGATCCAGGAACTGATCTCCGTCAATCTTTCGTTCGCCGGCCACAAAGTGCTGCGCGCATTTGATGCCGAACAGGCCCAGGTGCTGATCCGCGCCGAACTGCCCGACTTGATTCTGGTGGATTGGATGCTGCCCGGCTCGTCGGGCATCAGCCTGGCGCGCAAGCTGCGCACCGATGAGCGCACGCGTCACATTCCGGTCATCATGCTCACGGCCAAAGGCTCGGAACAGGACAAAGTAGACGGCCTGGAGGCCGGTGCCGATGACTACATCACCAAGCCCTTCTCTCCAAAAGAGCTGATCGCCCGCATCAAGGCCGTGCTGCGCCGCCGCGCACCCCAGCTGACCGACGATATGATCACCATCGGCAATCTGCAGCTGGACCCCAGTACGCATCGCCTGTCCAGCGAAGGTCTGGCCCTGACCATAGGCCCGACCGAGTTTCGCCTGCTGCACTTTTTCATGACGCATACCGAACGGGTCTTTACGCGCTCGCAACTGCTCGACCAAGTCTGGGGCGATCACGTTTTCGTGGAAGAGCGTACCGTCGATGTGCATATCCGCCGCTTGCGCAAGGCGCTGGAACCCACCGGACACGACAGACATATTGAAACCATACGCGGCTCAGGCTATCGTTTTGCCCTCTCTCCACTGGAAAAAGCTCCGACAGCCTGA
- a CDS encoding 5-oxoprolinase subunit C family protein: protein MSLRIVKPGLLTSLQDRGRYGYQHLGVSPGGAVDERAHRLAHLLAGNIPNTDLASLEITASGPTLVFEAPCVFALAGADLGAALDKRPIAPQRPVLARTGQTLTLKSAHPGQGARAYLAVYGGFAVPSALGSQSTHMRVGLGGLDGRALRKNDLLTLATSLPLDAQALDELQEQLDQARIYLPSALALPVRERIRVVLDEQAGLFTKESLTLFQTQSYRISPASERMGYRLEGQPLQRNTQQELLSGPTCFGTIQVPNDGQPIVLMADRQTTGGYPRIAQVASVDLALLAQRLPGQTLGFEVITLEQAQALSIRQEQAFQRLHDSLEPMRLALGRLRI from the coding sequence ATGAGTCTGCGCATCGTCAAACCCGGCCTGCTGACCAGCCTGCAGGACAGAGGGCGCTATGGCTACCAACACCTGGGCGTATCTCCTGGCGGCGCAGTGGATGAACGCGCCCACCGTTTGGCCCACTTACTAGCGGGGAATATTCCCAATACCGATCTGGCCAGTCTGGAAATAACCGCAAGCGGACCCACACTGGTATTCGAGGCCCCCTGCGTCTTCGCCCTGGCCGGCGCAGACCTGGGCGCTGCCCTGGACAAACGGCCCATTGCCCCGCAACGCCCCGTGCTGGCCCGAACCGGACAGACATTGACCCTGAAATCGGCCCATCCGGGCCAAGGCGCGCGCGCGTACCTGGCCGTCTACGGCGGTTTTGCCGTACCCAGTGCCTTGGGCAGTCAAAGCACACACATGCGTGTCGGCCTGGGCGGACTGGACGGACGGGCTCTGCGCAAGAACGACCTACTGACCCTGGCGACCTCCTTACCGCTCGATGCCCAGGCACTGGACGAGCTACAGGAACAACTGGATCAGGCGCGCATTTACCTGCCTTCGGCCTTGGCCTTACCTGTGCGCGAACGCATCCGCGTCGTCCTGGACGAACAAGCTGGGCTGTTCACCAAGGAATCACTGACGCTGTTCCAGACACAGTCCTACCGGATCAGTCCTGCTTCCGAGCGCATGGGATACCGGCTGGAAGGCCAACCACTCCAGCGCAACACGCAACAAGAACTGCTCTCGGGCCCCACCTGCTTTGGCACCATCCAGGTACCCAACGACGGCCAGCCCATCGTACTGATGGCCGATCGCCAGACGACAGGCGGCTACCCGCGCATCGCGCAGGTTGCTAGCGTTGACCTGGCCCTGCTCGCCCAGCGACTCCCCGGCCAGACCCTCGGGTTTGAAGTGATCACACTGGAACAGGCCCAAGCCCTGAGCATCCGCCAGGAGCAAGCCTTTCAGCGGCTGCACGACAGCCTGGAGCCGATGCGGCTGGCCTTGGGCCGATTACGCATCTAA
- the phoR gene encoding phosphate regulon sensor histidine kinase PhoR, with protein sequence MLSTLTSIILWAIFGAIMGWWLGPATGFACLAFGLLIMVLVSGAHVSRIQKWTRNLNDPPPPSIGPWDAILAPVYRQLRRDRQEILDLNRHVDGIMMAAEALPDGAITLNAEMELQWCNQTACEHIGLNLATDRHHSIFNILRAPEFSRYARQLRWDGPLLLHINRDGLEKSLLLQLTPYGLGQFLIVTRDVTQVEKLETTRKDFVANVSHELRTPLTVLLGFLETLQDMPAESLPLEQRQRYEAMMLEQTRHMQSIVADLLTLSTLESSPTVEGETVQVSNLIQSALKQGEAISGGQHTFVTNLDPGLAIQGMETELSSAVSNLITNAIRYTPKDGTITVSWYVLDNGDACYSVQDTGIGIAPQDIPRLTERFYRVDKGRSRSTGGTGLGLAITKHIVMRHNAELQIQSRLGVGSLFTLRFPKSRVRILDN encoded by the coding sequence ATGCTCAGCACCTTGACGTCTATTATTCTCTGGGCCATTTTCGGGGCCATCATGGGCTGGTGGCTCGGTCCGGCCACCGGCTTTGCCTGCCTGGCTTTCGGCCTGCTCATCATGGTGCTGGTCAGTGGGGCCCATGTGTCCCGCATCCAGAAGTGGACACGCAACCTGAACGACCCTCCGCCCCCCTCCATCGGCCCCTGGGACGCGATTCTGGCTCCGGTCTACCGCCAGTTGCGGCGCGACCGCCAGGAAATCCTGGACCTGAACCGTCATGTGGACGGCATCATGATGGCCGCCGAAGCACTGCCCGACGGCGCCATCACACTGAATGCAGAAATGGAACTGCAGTGGTGCAACCAGACCGCCTGCGAACACATCGGTCTGAATCTGGCGACAGACCGCCACCACAGCATCTTCAATATTCTGCGCGCGCCGGAATTTTCGCGCTATGCCCGCCAATTGCGCTGGGATGGCCCTTTGCTGCTGCACATCAACAGGGACGGTCTGGAAAAATCCTTGCTGCTGCAACTGACCCCCTACGGCCTGGGCCAGTTCCTGATCGTCACCCGCGATGTAACCCAGGTAGAAAAGCTGGAGACCACCCGCAAGGACTTCGTGGCCAATGTGTCCCACGAGTTGCGCACCCCCCTGACCGTGCTGCTGGGCTTTCTGGAAACATTGCAGGACATGCCTGCCGAAAGCCTGCCGCTTGAGCAGCGCCAACGCTACGAGGCCATGATGCTGGAGCAGACCCGGCACATGCAATCCATCGTGGCCGATCTGCTGACCCTGTCCACACTGGAATCTTCGCCCACAGTCGAAGGCGAAACGGTACAGGTCAGCAATCTGATCCAGAGCGCGCTCAAACAAGGCGAAGCCATCTCCGGCGGACAGCATACCTTTGTGACCAATCTGGACCCCGGCCTGGCCATCCAGGGCATGGAAACCGAACTGAGCTCAGCCGTCTCCAACCTGATTACCAACGCCATTCGCTACACCCCAAAGGACGGCACTATTACCGTCAGCTGGTATGTGCTGGATAACGGCGATGCGTGTTACTCGGTGCAGGACACCGGCATAGGCATCGCCCCACAAGACATTCCGCGCCTGACCGAACGCTTCTACCGCGTAGACAAGGGCCGTTCCCGCTCCACCGGCGGCACGGGCCTGGGCCTGGCGATCACCAAGCATATCGTGATGCGCCACAATGCCGAACTGCAGATCCAGAGCCGTCTGGGCGTGGGCAGCCTGTTTACATTGCGCTTTCCAAAAAGCCGCGTCCGCATCCTGGACAACTGA